From the Chloroflexus aurantiacus J-10-fl genome, one window contains:
- a CDS encoding TrkH family potassium uptake protein produces the protein MTALVTGRNLARLRRKPIPPPLRLVGGLALLIVIGTLLLLLPISSTRPLTFMEALFTAASALSVTGLSVITPVQDLSLVGQILLMLLIQIGGVGFMVVAVIIFRLLGRRISFTDRIALSDSLGLLSPAAIVTLTRRVLITVVTIEAIGAMLLYIHWRTDPRLSEGQAFFYALFHAVSAFCNAGFDLFTGTPGFENGIPRDSITLFIMGMLILTGGLGIPVIADLISYANERKLSLHTRITLLVVSFLVGIGTFGLWLSEGFDADGTLHGQPLDRQLIVTTFQSISARTAGFSGMDSFESLTPASQLLLIALMFIGCAPASMGGGITTGTFAVLSISLWSYARGLPTAQFAGRSLATGMVRRAAAVLTISLFVVLLASWLIVATHDATLDQVVFEVVSAFATCGLTLGFTSELNTFGQLIIIAVMFWGRLGALTIITAIARQSATPQQITYPEEQILIG, from the coding sequence ATGACAGCACTTGTTACTGGCCGCAATCTGGCTCGATTGCGGCGTAAGCCGATCCCACCACCTCTCCGGCTGGTCGGTGGGTTAGCCTTGTTAATCGTTATTGGCACGCTGCTACTGCTGCTTCCAATTAGCAGTACCCGGCCACTCACATTTATGGAAGCCCTGTTTACGGCGGCTTCAGCGTTAAGCGTGACCGGTTTATCGGTCATTACGCCGGTACAAGACCTCTCGCTGGTAGGGCAAATCTTGCTGATGTTGCTTATCCAGATTGGCGGTGTCGGGTTCATGGTGGTAGCCGTGATCATCTTCCGCCTGCTCGGTCGGCGAATCAGCTTTACCGACCGGATTGCCCTAAGCGACTCGCTGGGTCTGCTCTCGCCGGCAGCAATCGTCACGCTCACGCGGCGCGTGCTGATCACCGTAGTAACTATCGAAGCCATTGGCGCCATGCTGCTCTACATCCACTGGCGTACCGATCCCCGCCTCAGTGAAGGTCAGGCATTCTTCTATGCCCTGTTCCACGCTGTTTCTGCATTTTGTAACGCTGGATTTGACCTCTTCACCGGCACGCCCGGTTTTGAAAACGGTATTCCACGTGATAGTATTACTCTGTTTATTATGGGAATGCTGATCCTGACCGGCGGTCTGGGGATTCCAGTGATTGCAGACCTGATTTCGTATGCCAACGAACGCAAGCTCTCGCTGCACACGCGCATCACCCTGCTCGTGGTGAGCTTCCTGGTCGGGATAGGCACGTTCGGTCTCTGGCTCAGTGAGGGCTTCGACGCCGACGGCACCCTCCACGGCCAACCGCTCGACCGCCAGCTTATTGTGACCACCTTTCAATCGATCTCAGCCCGTACTGCCGGCTTTTCCGGCATGGATAGCTTTGAATCGTTGACGCCTGCCAGTCAGTTGTTGCTCATTGCACTCATGTTCATTGGTTGTGCGCCGGCATCAATGGGAGGCGGCATCACGACCGGCACCTTTGCCGTACTGTCAATCTCGCTGTGGAGCTACGCCCGTGGCTTGCCAACCGCGCAGTTTGCCGGGCGCAGCCTGGCTACCGGCATGGTACGCCGGGCCGCCGCCGTGCTCACCATCTCTCTCTTTGTTGTTCTCCTTGCATCCTGGCTCATTGTCGCCACCCATGATGCAACTCTTGACCAGGTTGTGTTTGAGGTGGTGTCGGCATTTGCCACCTGTGGCCTCACCCTCGGTTTTACCAGTGAGCTAAACACGTTTGGTCAGCTTATCATCATTGCGGTGATGTTTTGGGGACGCCTGGGGGCACTTACCATCATTACCGCCATAGCCCGCCAGAGCGCGACTCCACAACAGATCACCTATCCCGAAGAGCAAATCCTGATCGGATAA
- the hemW gene encoding radical SAM family heme chaperone HemW — MRHLYLHIPFCHRRCSYCDFNTYANMEHRIEAYVDALCQELAMLRDQLPPLPASPEAAALRPSIFFGGGTPSMLSPAQIERILQAAAEIVPLTGAEISLEANPGTVLGRDYLRDLRSLGINRLSMGVQSLHDPTLRMLGRIHTAAEAYASFNDARAVGFESINLDFIFGLPGQDIEQWRATLTEIIRWEVDHIALYSLILEENTPLYAQVTAGRLQIPDDDLTGAMYELAMEMLGAAGYRHYEISNWVRPSVSDRPDAPPALACQHNLAYWLNSDYLAAGAGAHGHVFPQRYANLRPIDSYITAVQSGRRPIAETTLLTSADLAAETMFMGLRLDIGVGFAHFAARVGQSLLDYYGPTLEQLSQQGLIECSAQRVYLTPRGRMLGNQVFAHFV; from the coding sequence ATGCGTCACCTGTACCTGCACATTCCCTTCTGTCACCGGCGCTGCTCCTATTGCGATTTTAACACCTACGCCAACATGGAGCACCGGATTGAAGCGTATGTTGATGCGCTGTGCCAGGAGCTGGCAATGTTGCGCGATCAGCTACCGCCATTGCCGGCATCGCCCGAAGCGGCGGCCTTACGCCCCAGCATCTTCTTCGGCGGGGGCACACCCAGCATGCTCTCGCCGGCGCAGATCGAACGCATTCTGCAAGCCGCAGCGGAGATCGTGCCACTGACAGGAGCGGAAATCTCGCTCGAAGCCAATCCTGGCACCGTCCTGGGTCGCGATTACCTGCGCGATCTGCGTAGTCTGGGGATCAATCGCCTCAGTATGGGGGTACAGAGTCTGCATGACCCGACGCTACGGATGCTGGGCCGCATTCACACAGCAGCCGAGGCTTATGCCAGTTTCAATGACGCCCGTGCGGTTGGGTTTGAATCGATCAACCTGGATTTTATCTTCGGCTTGCCGGGGCAGGATATTGAGCAATGGCGGGCAACCCTCACCGAGATTATCCGATGGGAAGTAGACCATATTGCCCTCTACTCGCTCATCCTGGAAGAGAACACACCGCTTTACGCGCAGGTCACCGCCGGACGCTTGCAGATTCCCGATGACGACCTGACCGGTGCAATGTACGAACTGGCGATGGAGATGCTTGGCGCTGCCGGCTATCGCCACTACGAAATCTCAAACTGGGTGCGCCCATCTGTATCCGACCGCCCCGATGCACCACCGGCCCTGGCCTGTCAGCACAACCTGGCCTACTGGCTCAACAGCGACTATCTTGCCGCCGGTGCCGGCGCCCATGGCCACGTCTTTCCGCAACGTTACGCGAATCTACGCCCTATCGACAGCTACATCACGGCTGTGCAATCTGGTCGGCGACCAATCGCCGAAACCACCCTGCTCACATCCGCCGATCTGGCAGCAGAGACCATGTTCATGGGGCTGCGTCTCGACATCGGGGTCGGATTTGCCCACTTCGCCGCCCGTGTCGGACAATCACTGCTGGATTACTACGGCCCAACGCTCGAACAGCTCAGTCAGCAGGGATTGATCGAATGCAGCGCACAGCGGGTCTATCTCACCCCGCGTGGACGGATGCTCGGCAACCAGGTCTTTGCACATTTTGTGTAA
- the dusB gene encoding tRNA dihydrouridine synthase DusB, giving the protein MNNNITLEEIARLPTSYQVAHIRIEPNIILAPMAGVTDSIFRRMILRLGGCGLVSTEMTNAASVSPKALRRHRLLDYLPEERPLTMQISGNDPDLVANAARVVEQLGADIIDINCGCPSPKVTGGGHGSALLRDLPKMERLLRAVREAVQIPVTLKFRAGWDEQSLNFIEAGKRAEAAGVSALALHPRTREQGYKGQADWSRVAALKQAVSIPVIGSGDVTSAHDALIRLRDSGADGVMIGRGAMANPWIFRQIADLRRGVTPYVPTPADKRNLLIEYMTICAEELPERLALNKIKQLIGQFHVGLPGSNHLRVAVHTSTSLAEARDAIERFFAPFLESDRVVQEMVAAD; this is encoded by the coding sequence ATGAACAACAACATAACGCTCGAAGAAATTGCGCGCCTGCCCACGTCATATCAGGTCGCGCACATCCGAATCGAACCAAATATCATCCTCGCCCCGATGGCCGGGGTCACCGATAGCATCTTTCGCCGCATGATCTTGCGGCTGGGTGGCTGTGGCCTGGTGAGTACCGAGATGACCAATGCGGCCAGTGTTAGCCCCAAAGCCCTGCGCCGACATCGGTTGCTCGACTATTTGCCTGAAGAGCGGCCTTTGACGATGCAAATCTCCGGCAACGATCCTGATCTGGTGGCAAATGCGGCGCGGGTCGTCGAACAATTGGGGGCCGACATTATCGACATCAACTGTGGCTGCCCATCACCCAAAGTGACCGGTGGTGGCCACGGATCAGCGCTGCTGCGCGATCTACCGAAGATGGAACGGCTCTTGCGCGCCGTGCGCGAGGCGGTCCAGATTCCGGTCACCCTCAAGTTTCGTGCCGGCTGGGACGAACAGAGCCTCAACTTTATTGAAGCCGGGAAGCGGGCTGAAGCAGCCGGCGTATCTGCACTGGCCCTGCATCCACGGACGCGCGAACAGGGGTACAAAGGTCAGGCCGACTGGTCGCGGGTAGCTGCACTCAAACAGGCCGTCTCCATCCCGGTGATCGGAAGTGGCGACGTGACCAGCGCTCACGACGCGCTTATCCGTCTGCGCGACAGCGGTGCCGACGGTGTCATGATCGGACGGGGAGCAATGGCCAACCCCTGGATATTTCGCCAGATCGCCGATCTGAGGCGGGGAGTGACGCCATACGTACCGACGCCGGCAGACAAACGCAACCTCTTGATCGAATACATGACCATTTGCGCCGAGGAACTGCCAGAGCGGCTGGCGCTTAACAAGATCAAACAGTTGATCGGTCAGTTTCATGTTGGCCTGCCCGGCAGCAACCACCTGCGGGTAGCCGTTCACACATCAACCAGCCTGGCCGAGGCACGTGACGCCATCGAACGATTTTTTGCCCCATTCCTCGAATCAGACCGAGTCGTGCAGGAAATGGTAGCGGCGGATTAG